The window GCCCCTGTAAAATACGCTGATGCGCCGGTAAACAAGGCGCTCTCCCCGGAGCAAAAGATCAAGCTCTACCGGGACATGTGCCGCATCCGCCGGTTCGAGCTGGTGGCGCTGAAGCACTATAATAGCGGCAAGATGGGTGGCTTCCTCCACCTCTACAATGGCCAGGAATCCGTGGCCGTGGGCTGCGTCTCCCTCATGGGGGAAAATGACCACATCATCACCGCCTACCGCGACCATGGTCACGCCCTCGCCGTGGGCATGGGCATGAATGAATGCATGGCCGAGCTCTTCGGGAAGAAGACCGGCTGCTCCAAGGGCAAGGGTGGCTCCATGCACTTCTTCGCTCCGGACAAGAATTACTGGGGTGGTCACGGCATTGTCGCCGGCCAGACCCCGCTGGGCGCCGGCCTGGCGTTTGGCGTGAAGTACAAGGGCCTCAAGGGCTGCAGTCTCTGCTTCCTCGGCGATGGTGCGGTGAACCAGGGCGCGTTCCACGAGAGCCTGAACCTCGCGGCCCTGTTCGATCTGCCGGTCGTCTACATCATTGAGAACAACGGCTACTCCATGGGCACCAGCCAGAAGCGCTCCAGC is drawn from Roseimicrobium gellanilyticum and contains these coding sequences:
- the pdhA gene encoding pyruvate dehydrogenase (acetyl-transferring) E1 component subunit alpha translates to MSAKNAAPVKYADAPVNKALSPEQKIKLYRDMCRIRRFELVALKHYNSGKMGGFLHLYNGQESVAVGCVSLMGENDHIITAYRDHGHALAVGMGMNECMAELFGKKTGCSKGKGGSMHFFAPDKNYWGGHGIVAGQTPLGAGLAFGVKYKGLKGCSLCFLGDGAVNQGAFHESLNLAALFDLPVVYIIENNGYSMGTSQKRSSAYPGCLAERAEGYGMKWELLNGEDIYEVRARVNEAMVRAREESKPMLLEVLTYRYYGHSVADAMHKKYRTKEEIEKREREHDPVIIFRNHLINEKVLTEKEATEIDQAASKEAEDSGEFAEQSPLPDPSEIFDDIYWEVDNGTEAGQTGRHFFND